In one Grus americana isolate bGruAme1 unplaced genomic scaffold, bGruAme1.mat scaffold_69, whole genome shotgun sequence genomic region, the following are encoded:
- the LOC129200936 gene encoding ubiquitin carboxyl-terminal hydrolase 42-like, whose product MGNDSFTAEGMPSPQRILFPPEKVCMEWRQRQRAGAGLHNLDNTCFLNSVLQCLTYTPPLANYLLSGEHSQACRERGFCMMCIMEAHVNKVLRSSGSAIEPLAVINVLPLIGEHFELGMQEDAHEFLRYTVDAMQRACLSGSSDLDIYSQSTTIIHQIFAGFLRSRVTCLSCKAVSDSYEAFLDVPLDIKAASSVSAALKDFVKPEQLDGENCFKCSKCDKRVAASKRFTVHRPPKVLTLCLKRFDDFIGEKINKVVEYPKYLDLRPYMSETAGEPLLYSLYAVVVHSGVSCGSGHYFCYAKASNGLWYEMDDMHVDLCGIERVLRQQAYLLFYVRDLVMLERGSDRGLLQFSKGKCKGCCAGDEHRHGLPRELVEPPSLEMFHSPLDMVMDNRLQVVLLERGGGTR is encoded by the exons ATGGGGAACGACTCCT TCACTGCCGAGGGAATGCCTTCGCCACAAAGGATCCTCTTTCCTCCGGAGAAGGTTTGCATGGAGTGGCGGCAACGACAGAGAGCTGGAGCGGGACTCCACAACCTGGACAATACGTGCTTCCTCAACTCCGTCCTGCAGTGCTTGACGTACACACCCCCTCTGGCCAACTACCTGCTCtctggggagcacagccaggcgt gtCGTGAGCGAGGCTTCTGCATGATGTGCATAATGGAAGCACACGTTAACAAGGTCCTGCGTTCCTCAGGCAGTGCCATCGAGCCTTTGGCTGTCATCAATGTCCTCCCAC TAATAGGAGAACATTTTGAGCTTGGCATGCAGGAGGATGCCCACGAGTTCTTACGCTATACTGTCGATGCCATGCAGAGAGCTTGTCTGAGTGGTAGCAGCGA cttggaCATCTATTCTCAATCAACTACCATCATCCATCAAATATTTGCGGGCTTTCTGAGATCCAGAG TCACATGCTTGAGCTGCAAAGCGGTTTCCGACTCCTACGAGGCCTTCCTGGATGTTCCTTTGGATATAAAA GCAGCCTCCTCTGTCAGCGCAGCTCTCAAGGACTTTGTGAAACCCGAGCAGCTGGATGGCgaaaactgctttaaatgtAGCAA GTGTGACAAGAGGGTTGCCGCCTCCAAGAGGTTTACAGTCCATCGCCCGCCCAAGGTTCTCACGCTGTGTCTGAAGCGGTTTGACGATTTCATCGGCGAGAAGATCAACAAG GTTGTGGAGTATCCCAAGTACTTGGATCTTCGCCCTTACATGTCTGAGACAGCTGGAGAACCGCTCCTCTACTCCTTATACGCCGTGGTGGTGCATAGCGGTGTCAGCTGTGGTTCAGGACACTATTTCTGCTATGCAAAG gCCAGCAATGGACTGTGGTACGAGATGGACGATATGCATGTGGATCTATGTGGCATCGAGAGAGTTCTCAGGCAGCAAGCctatttactgttttatgtCAG GGACCTGGTCATGCTGGAGAGAGGCTCTGACAGGGGCCTCCTGCAGTTCagcaaggggaagtgcaaagggTGCTGTGCGGGTGACGAGCACCGGcacgggctgcccagggagctggtggagcctCCGTCCTTGGAGATGTTCCACAGCCCTCTGGACATGGTCATGGACAACCGGCTGCAGGTGGTACTGCTTGAGCGGGGGGGTGGGACCAGGTGA